The Bos mutus isolate GX-2022 chromosome 11, NWIPB_WYAK_1.1, whole genome shotgun sequence nucleotide sequence TGCCTCTGTGCCCAGGGTGTGGTCCACGGGGGGCTGCGGGTAGCGGGAGGGCGAGGCTCCGCTGCTCCAGTCCCAGCTGTACCCGCCCAGGCCGGGCCGGGGCACATGGTTCCAGCCACACAGACCAGCCTCGAAGTCACAGGAAGCTGCAGGGGCCAGCCGTGAGGGTGATGCCCCGCGCCCTCCACCCCTGGGGCACCATTGCTGCGGGGTGTAGAGGTCAGGCCGGGCGTTGTGGGGGTGGCAGGGAGCCAGGACCACCAGGAGCCAGGCCACAGGCGCCCACCTGGCAGGGGGCAGGGCCCATCCTGGAGGAGCAGGTCATCCAGCGCCACGTAGGAGTGCTCCACGCCGGCGGCCACTGCCTCGAACACCACCTGGGGGGCACCGGGCGAAGGTCGTGCCTGCTGCACCCTAGACAGCCTTTGGGGTGAGGAGGGCCCCCTATTCCACTCACCCTCCAGGCCTGCCCGGCCTGCAGGTCCACGCTGCCCAGGCGCCAGGCGGCCCCTCCGCGGGAGCTGACGCTGAGTACTTGCTGCCTGCCGGCCTCCTCCACGTGGACCCTCAGAGTGCCTGCCGCCGAGCAGCCAGCCCCGTCAGCGTGGCAGGGGTGCCTGCTCAGGCCCCTGTGGTGGGGGGGCTCCCAAGGGCCTCCTGAGGGGACCCCACGGCCCCGGCTCCCAGCAGCCCCTCACCTGGGTTGCGGAGGCTCAGGTGGTACCAGAAGGTCAGGCAGGTGGGCTGCACCAGGGGCCGCTGCTCCTCCGAGGTCAGCAAGGCCGCGTGGCCACGGGGCAGGGCCTGCGGGCTCATGTCCACGACCATGTAGTGCCCTGGGGGGTGGCAGGGTCAGCCCACCGGCCGCCgccccgccctccccaccccacctgtcTGCCCACTGCCCCACCCCAGTGGGCACCCTGAGCTGTCTCCGTGGTGTGGTCAGCGTGGGGGCCCCACGAGGCGTTGGCCTGGCGTGTCCAGAGGCCCCGGCCCCCCACGGAGAAGCCACAGGCTGAGTCCTCAAAGGAGCAGCGCCTGGGGGCCCAGCAGGGCCCGGGCCGCAGGGTCACATCGTCCAGTGCCATGCTGCCGTGGTACCCATCCCGGAGGCCCTCAAACAGCAGCTGGGGGGCAGAGAGAGGTCAGCGGCTGGGGCCTCGCCTCACCCACCGCGCCCACGCCCCGGGCCTCACCTGGTACTTGGCGCCCGTGTCCGGCTGGTGGTGGAGGGTGGCCCAGGCTTCGTGCCAGCAGTTGCCGTGGGTGCCAGACCGTGACCACAAGTGCGTTTCTGCCTCCCCTTCTCGCCTCATCGCCAGGCGTAGGGTCCCTAGAGACAGGGGGTTGGTGGGGAGGGAACAAGGCCTTAACCCCTGCCTCTCATCCCCTCCCAGGGCCCCTGAGGGAGCAAGAGGCAGGACTTGGGGCCCCGGTGAGGCTCCCTTGAGGCCCTGCCCAGCTGCTGGCCTCACCGATCTGGGGCCCGAAGAGGTGGAACCAGAAGGAGAGGCACTCCTGAGGGGCTGAGGGCACCCTGGGCTGGGTGAGCAGGTGGGCAGCAGGGCCCCGGGCTGGGGGGTCCACGGGGTCCAGGAGCACGAAGTGGCCTGCGGGGGCGCAAGGCGCTGGTCTGTGGGCCCCAGGCTGGAGGGCTCAGCCCCGCgctcctctctgcctccagcaggCGGGGTCTAGCAGCTGCCCCCCGGGCACCCTGGCTTACCTTGGCCCGTGGTGTGGTCGTACCTCGGGCCACGGCTCTCGACCCGGTGCCAGTGGGCATCTGTGAGGTGGCCGGTGTGCCAGCCGCAGGCCCCCCGCTCAAAGTTACAGGAGACCTCTGGGGGCGGGCAGAGGTGGGTCAGCACCCCCGACACCCCTCCTGAGTGCCGAGAGGGTGGGGGAGACTGGCTCCTGGAGAGGGGGCTCCTGGGGGCCCCTCGAGGAGGCCTGGGTGGGGGGCCGGGCACCTGGGGGAAGCACCTGAGTCTTCCTCAGCGGCTGCTGTGGGGCTGCAGCCCGTCAGGGTCACGTCGTCCACCCCTGCGCCCTGCTGCCCGGGGCCGTCCAAGTCCACCAGCCCAACCAACTCCAGCTTCATGGGGCATGAGGGAGGAGGCCGTCAGCCAGGGCAGGCCCCGCGGGGGCCCCTCTCTGCCCCAGGCCGCTCTCCTCACCCGAAACGGCCGGCGGCGAGCCCCGAGAAGGACCCTGTCCACCTTCCAGCCCCCAGCGGTGGTGCCCAGGGCCTGCCACACCAGCTCGCGGCGGCTGCCCTCCACCACGACCAGCTCCAGGAAGCCTGGCAAGGGATCACTGTGGGCGGCCCGTCCTGCCCCTGTCCTTCGCCCGGGGGCTCTGACTCCCCACCCCAGGACGGGGCAGAGGGTGCAAAGGGACGGTGGTACCTTGGGGGTGACTCTGGAGATAGTAAACCAGGCGGAGCTCGCAGCGGGGGCCCGAGGGGCCAAGGGTGGGTGTGAGCGCCCGGGCCTCCTCGGCCAGCtgcccccaggccctctgcacagCCAGGAAGTGCCCTGGGGAGAGCAGGCCTCAGAGCTGGTTCCTCCCAGGGACCCCGACTCAGCGCCCTCCCTAAGGAGAGGGGGCAGCTGGAAGGCAGGCCCCAGGCTGTCTCGGGCGGAGCCTCACCAGCAGCCCCGTGGGCGTCCGGGCTGGGCATCCCCCTGTCCGGGGCCGGGAGGCGCACCCACTGCAGCTGCCCCACACTGGCGTCCTCCCAGCCCCCGCCTGAGAGTGACTCGAAGTCTGTGGTGCCTGCAAGGGCAGGGGGCATGGATGGGCCTGGGGCCTCGCCAGCCGCTCCcagaggggaggctgggggaagggaggggaggcccCTGGCCGGCTCACCACATTCCTGCTCGTCCTCGCCCCCCGGGCATTGCTGCTGGAAGTCACACAGCTGCTCCGGGGGGACACACAGGTCCCCACAGAAGAAGTGTCCGGGCTCGCAAAAGCTCCAAGGCCGCAGGCTGGATGGCTGGGGCCAGGGGCCTGGGGCCCAGCACCCTGGAGGTGGACCCGCCAGCTCTGTGGGCCAGCGCGGGGGTCAGGTGGGTTGGCGGGGCCTGTGCTTCTCCCAGGGTGGGGCGTGAGGGTGCCCAGCAGGCTCACCTGGGATTGGCTTGCAGTGGTTGGACAGGATGAGGTCATCCAGGCCCACGACGCCCCCCGGGCCTGTCTGCGCAGCCAGGAGGATCTGGGGACCGATGGGGTCGGGGGCGCCCCAGCACCCCTCTGTGATCCCCAGGCCGGTCTGCCCCCGAGTCCTCTCCCCAGAATCCACACCTCATCCTTGGCTCTTGCTGGACACCCAGCCCTTCAGGGGGCATCTCTGCAGGGAGCCCCTCCCGTCCTCTGGCCTGCCCTCCTCCTGAGATGGTGGAGGGGCCCACATGGGACTCCCTGAGGGGCCCCGGACCTCCCCGCACGATGCTGCCCTTGCCAGCCTCACCCGAAAGGGGTGCTCGCTCTGGATGTCAACTCGGTCTCGGACCCAGGCGGCCCCCAGCTCCCCATGGCGCCTGCGCAGCAGGACGGGGGTCTGGGGGGCCGCAGGGCTCGCCGTCTGCAGGAACACCTGGAGGCAGCCGGCCTCAGACCCGTGCAGGTAGTGATAGAAGACGAGCTAGCAGGGGCCGAGCACGGTTAGCGGAGACGCCACAGGGCCTGGGCAGCCAGGGCCGCGCCCTGTGACTCCCACCCACTCACCGAGCAGTTGTGGGGGGCCGAGGCCTGGAACTCGGGGCTGGAGAGGACCGCTGGGGTGCTGGGCTCGGCCACGGATGCgaggaaggagcctggggagATGGCAGGCCTGGGTCGGGGCGgcaggctggggcggggggtcccggggcagggcagggcgggcGGCGGTCCCCAGGCCTCACCCTGTGCGCTGTTCCAGGTGTGGTCACCACGTGGCCAGGCGGGGTACCTGGGGCCGCCGGCACTGTGATTTCGGGTCCAGCCCTCTGAGTGGTTCCACAGGCCGAGGCCCATCTCAAAATCGGTGGCTATGTAGTGTCCTGGGGGACAAGGGGGTTCCGGCTGTCGAGTGGGGCCTCCTGCCTGGCCCCTGGGCCGCCCAGGCCTGTGCTCACGGCCCAAGCTCTGGTGGACATCAGCTGTCTCAGCCCCCGAAGGACGGTGCCAAGGGTCAGCCCCCTGTCCCACTCACTGCAGGGGGCCGCATCCTCATCCGAATGGTCCCCACAGTTGTCCTCCCCGTCGCACAGCTGGGCGGGCTCCACGCAGGCCTCGTTCCGGCAACGGTGGTGCCCCCGGGGGCAGTGtgcctggggggctgggggcagggttaACCCATCACCTGCCCCAAGTCCCCAGGCGGGCCACTGACCAGGGCCTCCTGCTGACCCCCTCCCCGCTCCAGGAGTGGGCCCACGGCCGGGGGACCTTACTGGGCAGCCCGCAGCGCCAGAAGGCCACATCGTCCAAGGCCACAGTGCTCCTGTGGGTGGCATTTCGCGTGGCAGAGAAGGTCACCTGGAGCGAGCGAAGTCCTTAAGTCAGGGCCCAGACCCTCCCCGACGGCCCCACTGTCCAGCGTGCCCATCTCACCCTGAAGGGGCCCCGGATGCGGCCAGTGGGCACCGCCAGCTCCTGCCAGTCTGGGTCCCAGGGCCCTGCGCTCCACCACAGGGTCAGCGTCTCCACACCGTGGGTCAGCTCCAGCCGCAACTCAGCCACATCTGCAGTGAGGGGTCCGGGGGCAGCTCAGGCCCCAGGCCTCCCCCAGGCCCGTGGCTGTGCCCACCCCAGGACCCCTGCCCACCCTGGGGGCGCCTTCCCGTCTCTGCGCCCCTCGTCTTGGGCCACCTGGCTCGGGTCGCGGGGTATGGGGTGCGCACCTCCTGAGGCCACGTGGTACCAGAGCCTCAGCTCGCAGGTGGGGGCGGCCTCGTGCAGGACAGGGGAGCGCAGGGCCGCGGTGGCCGTCTCCCTCCCACGGTGTGTGCCGACTGCCACATACCAGCCTGGCCAGCCGAGAGGTCAGGAGATGGGGCGGGAGGCACAGAGGGCTGGGGACAGCATGGAGCCCCACCCAGACCTCACCAAGGTCAGTGCCCAGAGTGTGGTCCGCGCGCAGCCCTGGCCCCTCTGGCGAGGCCCCTGCGCGGTCTCGGAGCCAGCGGTAGCCCGCAGTGCTGATGTCCCGCCAGCCACAGGAGTCCCGCTCGAAGTCACAGGTGAAGGGGGTGCCCAGGCTGGGCGAAGCCCCGTGGTAacctgggagggcagggggtcAGGCGGGGTGGCCGCGAGGGTGGGCCCCGCTGCTGCCCCCCTGGCCCTGGCTCACCGCACTGCGCCTCGTCGGGGCAGCCCCTGCAGTCACACACAAAGTTGCACACGGCCTCGCGGGGGGTCCTGCAGTGGTTGGGGACCCAGGCCCAGCCGGGGGACCCTGCTGCCAGCAGAGACAGCCAGGTGGCCTGGGGTAGGGAGGCCCCGCTGTTCCCCAGGACAGAGACCCCTAAGAGTCAGGCATCCTGGGACATGTGGGGGCCGGGCCAAGAGGCTGTGCAGGGAGGGGGCCAGAAAGCCACGGAGAACTGCCCCCAGGGGTCCCTGTCAGGGCCCAGGAGAGGCTGGCTGTCAGGATGGGGTGCCTGGGTGTGCAAGGGACCAACCATCCCCAACGTGGGTCCCTCCCCAGGGAGGACCGGAGCCCAGCACGACTCGGGAGGGGCTGCGGCCCAGGCCCCCCAGCCTGCACCCAGAGCGGGCTGGACTCGGATCCCTACCCCAGCGAGGCCGTCCCCAGGACCCCAAGGGCTCGCCCGGCGTCCGGACTGCAGGCCGTCCTGGGCCCACGTCCCTCCTTCCCTGCAGACCCAGCAGCTGGGCCCCCTGTCGTTCCTGCTTCAGGAGCCAGGCCCGGCAACTCACCCAGGAGCATGACCACGGCGGGCAGGAGATGACCGTGCAGAGGCATGGTCAGGCCcgaggcagggaggcctggggcgCTGTGTGCCCTGGCCAGCCTGGTGGGGACTCTGCCTGGCTGTCAGCCCGAGGCCCCGCAGGCCGACTCTGCTCTGACTGCGGGCCTGGCTCAGCTCTTTCTGTATCTGCAGCCCTTCGCTGGCCCCACCCCATGCTGACAAGGACGAACACCTGGCTGTAAGTGCACCCAGGAAGAGAGGCCCCGGCACAGGGGGCTCCCACCTGCCTGGCCCCCTTTTGGCCGAAGGTCGGGCCTCAGCCGTGGTGCCCACTCCTGCCCAGCCATCTGGTGGAGGCCCCGCTGGAGACAGTGCCGAGTGGCACAAGCCTCAGTTGCTCCTCCTGGGGCCTCTGGTCCCGCAGAGTTCAACTCAGCCGGGCACGAATGCCGCTTGTGCAAACCACGCACCTGGCTTGAGTTCACTGCACAGGGAAGGGGCAACCCTGGCGACCAGGGACATCGTCCCTGCCCGAAACTCGGCCTGTGGCTCCTCTTCACTTGCTTGCTTAAAAACAACGACTGTTCTCTCGTCAAAAAGTGTCCGAGCCGTGTGGTGTGGGCTGGGCGCAGCCAGACACAGGGTCCAGAGGAGCCGAGGGGCTCTGGGCCTCGCAGCACTGACCCCAGTGGAGGATTTGGAGCCAGGCGCTGCCCAGTGTATCGCCGTCCGGCCTTGGGAGCTTGTCTaacctgagcctcagcttcctcatctttaaaagcGTGACGACGGCGCCTGTGTGGAGAGGCTCCTGTGAGGGCCCTGGAGTCCAGAGGAGGCGGGTGCAGCGTGATGGAGGCCTCTGCTCCCTGCAGCGCCAGGAGGAGGGTCCTGGGAGAGGGGCTCCACGCCTGGTTCTTGAAGCAGGAGCCTGAGGCAGCGGCCCCAATTCTGGAGTCGAGGGGCCATAGACCACCCTACTTGTGACCTCAGTCAGCAGTGGCCAAGACGGGAGTTGCTGGTGCCCCTACCCCATACCAGGAGGGGCCCCCGCCTCCGCAGGCTGGAGGGACTTGGCCCTAGCTCCTTGCATAAGGGCTTGTCAGGCCTCTTCCCAGATGACCGTGCGGACAGCAGGTGCACGGAGAAGCAATCAGGCCATAAACGGCGGCAGCAGCCAGGGCCCCCTTATCAGACCCCAAAGGGCTGAGTGCGCACTGCCACTCCCTGGGCCCCCGGGCAGATCCGGGTGAGGGGCAGCCTCTAGCTCTCAGCCACCCACCCACACTAGCTGGAAGTACAGCGAGGTGAGCTGAGAACACAGACGCCAAGACACACAGAGCTCAGGGAGCAGCAGAGCTGACGATGCTTTTAATTCTCCCGAGAGGGAGCCCCAGGCACCGAGGCCTGGCCAGGGTGGCAAAGTGCCAGGGGGTGCAGTCCGGCCCCTTGGGAGGGGTTTTCAGGGCAGAGTTCTGAGTGGGCTGCTAGACGGAGCGGGCCTCGAGTGGGCCTCAGTAGCCGTCGTCAGCCCACGTGACTTCGTAGTCCGGATACTTGGCTTTGATCTTCTCAGTAGAGACAGAGTGCTGGGCGCGACCGTAACCCTGACAGAAGGAGGTGGCTCTCACACACCCGGTTCTGGCTCTGGGGGCCCCCAGGCAGCAGGGACACCAGGAGCCAGCTGTGGAGGAGGCTGTCATCCCCCTAGCCACCCAAGCCACTCTCCTGGGGAAGTGTGGCCTCGAGTGAGCCAACCTGGAGGGAGGGCCCTCCAGCCAGAGGCCGagccagctttgggtgccctgtgaCCCTGCAGGTAGAGTGGTGAAGGGAGAGGCAGGCATCCGAGCTCCAACGCAGCGCTGGCAGCCTCGAAGTGCTGGAGGACAGTGGCCCGGCCAGGCCTTTGGGGCAGGAACAGCACACAGCCCACGGGGGGCAAGCAgtggctccctcccaccccctatgTTTCCTGGGTCATGCCGCGTGGAAACTGGGAGGCTGCGGGCCCTGGAGGCAGGGTTCTGTGGCTGAGAAGGGCCGGGTGTTCCCCAGCCAGGACTGGGGCCCTCAGCTGTGGGCTCACCATGGAGTAGCCGTACACGTGGATCTTCCTGTCCTGGCTCTGGTGGGAGATGCGCCCGCCCCCCAGGCACTCGCAGTCATAGCCCTTCTTCTGTATCTCGCCTGACACCTTGTCGTAGATGTCGGCTGGAATGGGAGGGAAGCTCAGCACCAGCCAGGGCGGAAGGGGTTTGAGGCCCTCCCCCGCATCCCCTACCCCGGCCCCCCAGGTCTAAGCAGCCCCCGTCCCCAGGAGAGGAGACTCTCCGGAcgggagaaaagggaggagggggtgCGCCTGGGCAGGGGCCCTGGGACTAGGAGTGGGGGTCGGGCCACGGCAGCCCCTCGTCTCCAGGACAGTCTGGAAGCCTCCCTGCCACCTAGCCAGCCGGCGAGAAGACCCGGTACAGGGTctaccccacccccgccctcggCCCCGCTCCAGACGCGCTGGCCCCGCCCACAGAGCCCGAGGCCCTGCCCCCGGCCCACCGCCCCGCCCTCACCGTGGTACTCGGCCCACTTGTAGCCGCGCACGATCTCTTTGGTCTCCACGGCCGGGTCCCCGGAGGGCGGCGCCGCATAGACTCGAATCAGCACATACTTGAAGACGCCGTCGGAGTCGATGTCCACGTCGGGGATCTGGGCGAGGCCCGCCGCCGCCATGTTCCCGGAGCGCGCTCGCCCTGCGGCCCGCGGCCCTGCCCCATGCGACCCCTGGCTGCGCTGACGGCGcgggggggcggggcctggaagCCGCTAGCCAATCCCGCGGGGGCATGCTGCCCGGGCCCAGCGCCTCAGCCAACCGTGCGGCCGACCGGCGGCACAGGCGGGCCAATCGCGGCCCAGCTCCTT carries:
- the MAMDC4 gene encoding apical endosomal glycoprotein isoform X1, which gives rise to MSLVARVAPSLCSELKPAGSPGWAWVPNHCRTPREAVCNFVCDCRGCPDEAQCGYHGASPSLGTPFTCDFERDSCGWRDISTAGYRWLRDRAGASPEGPGLRADHTLGTDLGWYVAVGTHRGRETATAALRSPVLHEAAPTCELRLWYHVASGDVAELRLELTHGVETLTLWWSAGPWDPDWQELAVPTGRIRGPFRVTFSATRNATHRSTVALDDVAFWRCGLPTPQAHCPRGHHRCRNEACVEPAQLCDGEDNCGDHSDEDAAPCRHYIATDFEMGLGLWNHSEGWTRNHSAGGPRYPAWPRGDHTWNSAQGSFLASVAEPSTPAVLSSPEFQASAPHNCSILLAAQTGPGGVVGLDDLILSNHCKPIPELAGPPPGCWAPGPWPQPSSLRPWSFCEPGHFFCGDLCVPPEQLCDFQQQCPGGEDEQECGEPARGLPSLPPASPLGAAGEAPGPSMPPALAGTTDFESLSGGGWEDASVGQLQWVRLPAPDRGMPSPDAHGAAGHFLAVQRAWGQLAEEARALTPTLGPSGPRCELRLVYYLQSHPQGFLELVVVEGSRRELVWQALGTTAGGWKVDRVLLGARRRPFRLELVGLVDLDGPGQQGAGVDDVTLTGCSPTAAAEEDSEVSCNFERGACGWHTGHLTDAHWHRVESRGPRYDHTTGQGHFVLLDPVDPPARGPAAHLLTQPRVPSAPQECLSFWFHLFGPQIGTLRLAMRREGEAETHLWSRSGTHGNCWHEAWATLHHQPDTGAKYQLLFEGLRDGYHGSMALDDVTLRPGPCWAPRRCSFEDSACGFSVGGRGLWTRQANASWGPHADHTTETAQGHYMVVDMSPQALPRGHAALLTSEEQRPLVQPTCLTFWYHLSLRNPGTLRVHVEEAGRQQVLSVSSRGGAAWRLGSVDLQAGQAWRVVFEAVAAGVEHSYVALDDLLLQDGPCPLPGGRLWPGSWWSWLPATPTTPGLTSTPRSNGAPGVEGAGHHPHGWPLQLPVTSRLVCVAGTMCPGPAWAGTAGTGAAEPRPPATRSPPWTTPWAQRQVGPRQEGHPEPHTPHPSLARPAPSGVRGHRSGRRLHRVRWAPALSSPGHFALFETSVLGPGGRAAGLISQPLPPTTASCLRFWYHMGFPEHFYQGELRVLLSSAQGQLAVWGAGGRHRHQWLEGQVDVASAREFQVRRVRQPGALGRLQPSPRPMQPLLPPVRLCLKPRWAASRPWGPLPWMTLSIWLGSGASCPHPARGMGRRPRWCRLRSAAPSSCSCCCCCSGLQAGAGCRRGAAPLGARRTP
- the MAMDC4 gene encoding apical endosomal glycoprotein isoform X11, yielding MSLVARVAPSLCSELKPAGSPGWAWVPNHCRTPREAVCNFVCDCRGCPDEAQCGYHGASPSLGTPFTCDFERDSCGWRDISTAGYRWLRDRAGASPEGPGLRADHTLGTDLGWYVAVGTHRGRETATAALRSPVLHEAAPTCELRLWYHVASGDVAELRLELTHGVETLTLWWSAGPWDPDWQELAVPTGRIRGPFRVTFSATRNATHRSTVALDDVAFWRCGLPTPQAHCPRGHHRCRNEACVEPAQLCDGEDNCGDHSDEDAAPCRHYIATDFEMGLGLWNHSEGWTRNHSAGGPRYPAWPRGDHTWNSAQGSFLASVAEPSTPAVLSSPEFQASAPHNCSLVFYHYLHGSEAGCLQVFLQTASPAAPQTPVLLRRRHGELGAAWVRDRVDIQSEHPFRILLAAQTGPGGVVGLDDLILSNHCKPIPELAGPPPGCWAPGPWPQPSSLRPWSFCEPGHFFCGDLCVPPEQLCDFQQQCPGGEDEQECGTTDFESLSGGGWEDASVGQLQWVRLPAPDRGMPSPDAHGAAGHFLAVQRAWGQLAEEARALTPTLGPSGPRCELRLVYYLQSHPQGFLELVVVEGSRRELVWQALGTTAGGWKVDRVLLGARRRPFRLELVGLVDLDGPGQQGAGVDDVTLTGCSPTAAAEEDSEVSCNFERGACGWHTGHLTDAHWHRVESRGPRYDHTTGQGHFVLLDPVDPPARGPAAHLLTQPRVPSAPQECLSFWFHLFGPQIGTLRLAMRREGEAETHLWSRSGTHGNCWHEAWATLHHQPDTGAKYQLLFEGLRDGYHGSMALDDVTLRPGPCWAPRRCSFEDSACGFSVGGRGLWTRQANASWGPHADHTTETAQGHYMVVDMSPQALPRGHAALLTSEEQRPLVQPTCLTFWYHLSLRNPGTLRVHVEEAGRQQVLSVSSRGGAAWRLGSVDLQAGQAWRVVFEAVAAGVEHSYVALDDLLLQDGPCPLPASCDFEAGLCGWNHVPRPGLGGYSWDWSSGASPSRYPQPPVDHTLGTEAGHFALFETSVLGPGGRAAGLISQPLPPTTASCLRFWYHMGFPEHFYQGELRVLLSSAQGQLAVWGAGGRHRHQWLEGQVDVASAREFQIVFEATLGGQPALGPIALDDVEYLAGQRCQLSTPSQGDGAAAAVVPAAVGGTLLLLVLLLLLGVAGRRWLQKGGCPSWGKADTVTPGFDNILFSADRVTLPASVPHDQ
- the MAMDC4 gene encoding apical endosomal glycoprotein isoform X9, whose translation is MSLVARVAPSLCSELKPAGSPGWAWVPNHCRTPREAVCNFVCDCRGCPDEAQCGYHGASPSLGTPFTCDFERDSCGWRDISTAGYRWLRDRAGASPEGPGLRADHTLGTDLGWYVAVGTHRGRETATAALRSPVLHEAAPTCELRLWYHVASGDVAELRLELTHGVETLTLWWSAGPWDPDWQELAVPTGRIRGPFRVTFSATRNATHRSTVALDDVAFWRCGLPTPQAHCPRGHHRCRNEACVEPAQLCDGEDNCGDHSDEDAAPCRHYIATDFEMGLGLWNHSEGWTRNHSAGGPRYPAWPRGDHTWNSAQGSFLASVAEPSTPAVLSSPEFQASAPHNCSILLAAQTGPGGVVGLDDLILSNHCKPIPELAGPPPGCWAPGPWPQPSSLRPWSFCEPGHFFCGDLCVPPEQLCDFQQQCPGGEDEQECGTTDFESLSGGGWEDASVGQLQWVRLPAPDRGMPSPDAHGAAGHFLAVQRAWGQLAEEARALTPTLGPSGPRCELRLVYYLQSHPQGFLELVVVEGSRRELVWQALGTTAGGWKVDRVLLGARRRPFRLELVGLVDLDGPGQQGAGVDDVTLTGCSPTAAAEEDSEVSCNFERGACGWHTGHLTDAHWHRVESRGPRYDHTTGQGHFVLLDPVDPPARGPAAHLLTQPRVPSAPQECLSFWFHLFGPQIGTLRLAMRREGEAETHLWSRSGTHGNCWHEAWATLHHQPDTGAKYQLLFEGLRDGYHGSMALDDVTLRPGPCWAPRRCSFEDSACGFSVGGRGLWTRQANASWGPHADHTTETAQGHYMVVDMSPQALPRGHAALLTSEEQRPLVQPTCLTFWYHLSLRNPGTLRVHVEEAGRQQVLSVSSRGGAAWRLGSVDLQAGQAWRVVFEAVAAGVEHSYVALDDLLLQDGPCPLPASCDFEAGLCGWNHVPRPGLGGYSWDWSSGASPSRYPQPPVDHTLGTEAGHFALFETSVLGPGGRAAGLISQPLPPTTASCLRFWYHMGFPEHFYQGELRVLLSSAQGQLAVWGAGGRHRHQWLEGQVDVASAREFQIVFEATLGGQPALGPIALDDVEYLAGQRCQLSTPSQGDGAAAAVVPAAVGGTLLLLVLLLLLGVAGRRWLQKGGCPSWGKADTVTPGFDNILFSADRVTLPASVPHDQ
- the MAMDC4 gene encoding apical endosomal glycoprotein isoform X10 yields the protein MSLVARVAPSLCSELKPAGSPGWAWVPNHCRTPREAVCNFVCDCRGCPDEAQCGYHGASPSLGTPFTCDFERDSCGWRDISTAGYRWLRDRAGASPEGPGLRADHTLGTDLGWYVAVGTHRGRETATAALRSPVLHEAAPTCELRLWYHVASGDVAELRLELTHGVETLTLWWSAGPWDPDWQELAVPTGRIRGPFRVTFSATRNATHRSTVALDDVAFWRCGLPTPQAHCPRGHHRCRNEACVEPAQLCDGEDNCGDHSDEDAAPCRHYIATDFEMGLGLWNHSEGWTRNHSAGGPRYPAWPRGDHTWNSAQGSFLASVAEPSTPAVLSSPEFQASAPHNCSILLAAQTGPGGVVGLDDLILSNHCKPIPELAGPPPGCWAPGPWPQPSSLRPWSFCEPGHFFCGDLCVPPEQLCDFQQQCPGGEDEQECGEPARGLPSLPPASPLGAAGEAPGPSMPPALAGTTDFESLSGGGWEDASVGQLQWVRLPAPDRGMPSPDAHGAAGHFLAVQRAWGQLAEEARALTPTLGPSGPRCELRLVYYLQSHPQGFLELVVVEGSRRELVWQALGTTAGGWKVDRVLLGARRRPFRLELVGLVDLDGPGQQGAGVDDVTLTGCSPTAAAEEDSEVSCNFERGACGWHTGHLTDAHWHRVESRGPRYDHTTGQGHFVLLDPVDPPARGPAAHLLTQPRVPSAPQECLSFWFHLFGPQIGTLRLAMRREGEAETHLWSRSGTHGNCWHEAWATLHHQPDTGAKYQLLFEGLRDGYHGSMALDDVTLRPGPCWAPRRCSFEDSACGFSVGGRGLWTRQANASWGPHADHTTETAQGHYMVVDMSPQALPRGHAALLTSEEQRPLVQPTCLTFWYHLSLRNPGTLRVHVEEAGRQQVLSVSSRGGAAWRLGSVDLQAGQAWRVVFEAVAAGVEHSYVALDDLLLQDGPCPLPGGRLWPGSWWSWLPATPTTPGLTSTPRSNGAPGVEGAGHHPHGWPLQLPVTSRLVCVAGTMCPGPAWAGTAGTGAAEPRPPATRSPPWTTPWAQRQATSPSSRPACWAQGAERPGSSASLCPRPRPLVCASGTTWASPSTSGMGRRPRWCRLRSAAPSSCSCCCCCSGLQAGAGCRRGAAPLGARRTP
- the MAMDC4 gene encoding apical endosomal glycoprotein isoform X5; this encodes MSLVARVAPSLCSELKPAGSPGWAWVPNHCRTPREAVCNFVCDCRGCPDEAQCGYHGASPSLGTPFTCDFERDSCGWRDISTAGYRWLRDRAGASPEGPGLRADHTLGTDLGWYVAVGTHRGRETATAALRSPVLHEAAPTCELRLWYHVASGDVAELRLELTHGVETLTLWWSAGPWDPDWQELAVPTGRIRGPFRVTFSATRNATHRSTVALDDVAFWRCGLPTPQAHCPRGHHRCRNEACVEPAQLCDGEDNCGDHSDEDAAPCRHYIATDFEMGLGLWNHSEGWTRNHSAGGPRYPAWPRGDHTWNSAQGSFLASVAEPSTPAVLSSPEFQASAPHNCSILLAAQTGPGGVVGLDDLILSNHCKPIPELAGPPPGCWAPGPWPQPSSLRPWSFCEPGHFFCGDLCVPPEQLCDFQQQCPGGEDEQECGEPARGLPSLPPASPLGAAGEAPGPSMPPALAGTTDFESLSGGGWEDASVGQLQWVRLPAPDRGMPSPDAHGAAGHFLAVQRAWGQLAEEARALTPTLGPSGPRCELRLVYYLQSHPQGFLELVVVEGSRRELVWQALGTTAGGWKVDRVLLGARRRPFRLELVGLVDLDGPGQQGAGVDDVTLTGCSPTAAAEEDSEVSCNFERGACGWHTGHLTDAHWHRVESRGPRYDHTTGQGHFVLLDPVDPPARGPAAHLLTQPRVPSAPQECLSFWFHLFGPQIGTLRLAMRREGEAETHLWSRSGTHGNCWHEAWATLHHQPDTGAKYQLLFEGLRDGYHGSMALDDVTLRPGPCWAPRRCSFEDSACGFSVGGRGLWTRQANASWGPHADHTTETAQGHYMVVDMSPQALPRGHAALLTSEEQRPLVQPTCLTFWYHLSLRNPGTLRVHVEEAGRQQVLSVSSRGGAAWRLGSVDLQAGQAWRVVFEAVAAGVEHSYVALDDLLLQDGPCPLPGGRLWPGSWWSWLPATPTTPGLTSTPRSNGAPGVEGAGHHPHGWPLQLPVTSRLVCVAGTMCPGPAWAGTAGTGAAEPRPPATRSPPWTTPWAQRQATSPSSRPACWAQGAERPGSSASLCPRPRPLVCASGTTWASPSTSIVFEATLGGQPALGPIALDDVEYLAGQRCQLSTPSQGDGAAAAVVPAAVGGTLLLLVLLLLLGVAGRRWLQKGGCPSWGKADTVTPGFDNILFSADRVTLPASVPHDQ